The genomic interval CGGCTGCTGTGGTGCAATCAGAGAATCAGCTTGCATGCTGGGACTGGTGAGTCCTCCGATATTCTTCTAcagcacaaaacaaacagattttGTTTGACATTAGTATTACTGATGCAGttgcactgttaaaaataaaggtttttgccATCATGCAATAGAGGAACTATTTTGGGTTCCTAACAGGACCTGTCGGTCAATACTTCatcaaataatgtatttgttcatgtgaagaacattttaaaacttttttgttacaattattttaaaggtttatcaTCGATTCCagtgtagttttttttggtGGTTGGTTATCATGTGGCTTTGACCCATATTCATGAtttactttgtcttttttttgtctttgccgAGAAATTACAATCTTGGTTATTTcttatgactttttttactCTCTCCAGTTCTTTATGTTCCTGCTCATCATTTTTGCAGCAGAGGTGGCTGCTGGAATCTGGGGATTGTCCAATCAGGACAAGGTGGGTGACTGAAAGTCGTGtcgcatttatttatatagagctttatGCAGTACAGATTGTCTCAAATAAGcttgacagaaataaaaagcagtgTTGTAAAATTTCACCAacaataaaatgactttaatttcagtttagAGAGACTTTAGAGAAGATCGTTGTCTCTCAGTCAGTTTATTGGATGGCAGTGTCTGTGTTACAAAGTCCCTCACTCGtgaaacacaatttataaaGCAGCTCTAAAGTAGACCATACTGTAGCTGTACAGTTCAACATTGATCAAAAGTCCATCAAAACGAAAAATTTTCAAAGAGAGCTTTACTAAAGACAATGTCATTATCCAGTTCAATTCAGTTTTCATCCATTAACGTAAAGTTAATTCTCTTTTAAAGCattgatttttctctctctcgtcctCCTCAGATCGTGACAGACCTCCAGCAGTTCTACACGCAGACGTTCAACACCTACAAGGATACTAAACAGGAAGCACTGAGAGAAACTCTGCGGGCCATTCAGTATGGTGTAAGTGTTcaattttatgtttcatttaaaccacaacatggaaagaaaaacagattaaCTTTAATCCATCTGTAAatattctgtctgtttttgtttagttgaaGTGCTGTGGAACGTCAGGAACAATTTTCGATGGAGCAACTGAAACCTGTCCCAAAAAGGAGGGCCTGGAAGTCTTGGTCACAGtggtaaaaatttaattaataatagtaatgaatGTTTTAAGCCTCTTCAGTTAAAAGTATACCATGTCAGTAACCATGTACCATTTTTACCTCTTGTTTTTTTACACTAGAACTGCCCAGATGCTATTAAGGATGTCTTCACTTCTAGGCTTCACGTGATTGGAGGAGTTGGGATTGGCATTGGTGTGGTCATGGTGAGGAGTGCATTTTTATAGCCGAGTGTTTCTCCTTGGGTCGCTCTGCTGTCAGATATTAACCGCGTCTCTTTCTTGGGCAGATCTTCGGCATGATCTTCAGTATGCTGTTGTGCTGCGCCATCCGAAGAACCCGAGACATTGTATGAGCTGCCGTTCTCGCTGCAGCCTGTCTTCTGCTCTGTATTTATCTGTGTTTGTAaaggtgtgtttgtgcgtgtacATGTTTGGAAAATCGCTCTGATAAACTTCTAACAAAGCCCAGCTTTAGTCAAGCATTCTCAACTGTTACAGGTCATGCATATGTTGAGTGGAGCGATGAATAGCACTAGAGGCtgcttttaatttctttctttgatGTTTCAACTAATGTTCATTTGACTTTTTGAACTTACTTGTAAGCTTCTGGCATTCTTGTTATGTTTTATGTGGCTTATTTTATGTATACGTACGGGAAAATAACACCTACTGTAGTAAATTACCAATAAAGTTCATAACTAATTGAATGAATAAtggtgaatatttatttatttatttatttatttgaagagAACCTGAGGTTTTATGTGACAAAGCATTAAGCATAACCCATGGTGTGCTCTGCCCTCTGGTGTTTTTGGAGTGCAGTGGCATCCCAAAAtcagaatttctttttaaatgtcaaaatccTTCAATTTAGTTTAACACCTTTTACACAGTCTCGGAAATACAACCTGAAGCAATTGCCATTTTACTGAGTGACTTCATAACAAGTTTTATATGATAggataaataaaccaaaaataaagagTCAGCTGATATAAATGTAACgtttgtaaacaaaataaaaaatgctacagttaataaaactttacattCGGTGAGAGAACTTGGATCCATcctaaaggaacactccactttttttgaaaaaatatagcacttttagcatagcttagcacagatcattgaattcaattagaccagaagcatctcatTAAAAACGACCAAagacttttgatatttttcctatttaaaacttgactcttctgtagttacattgtgtactaagaccggaagaaaatgaaaagttgtggaTTTCCAGGCTGATATGactaggggaaaaaaaagtgttcctttatctaaattaaataaataatcgatTAAAGACAAGTGATCATATTTAGGTTTAATTGGCAAAATCTAGGTTTcattttttgctcttttgttttttgccttttttagcTTTCTTCTTGGTGGCTCCAGTCCAACCAAATCCTCTGAACTCCAAGCAGTCCACTGCATTATGGGAGATATAGTAGACGTTCTCCATAGCAGCTGGACTCAGAATATCCACATCTGTCTTTGTAGATTTGGCACTGGCAGACCTTTTCTTGGAAGAGCCCTTTCTTTTGCTCTTTGCTGCAGACTTGGAactttgagatcttgacttttTGGTACGTGAAGGCTGTAAAGCGTATGAATGCAAGAAATACTcagatttctctttttgtcttttatgaaaatgaaaagtgaatAGAAGATTAAAAAGTTCTTACCATTATTCAGTGCCCCTTTCTCACACAGTAGTTAGCCGCTTGCATAcacgtgtttaaaaaaaaaactgtgaactAACCCTTATCGATGCATGTAAGGTAAAGCTTTCCTACATTTTAAACTCATTTTGCAATCAGTTTCACTGAAATTCTGTCCAGAAACTGACGTTTCCTCTCCAATGTGCTCCTCGTTTATGAGGTCTTTGTTGTGTGCTATTGTTTATCTAGGGTTGTCCTAGTGACAGGCCATGGGACATTTTGCATGGGACTTATCTGCCAACTTGCTTTTCAGGTCAGACCagaatctttttcttttttttaaccgtCCGCATGAACCTGCATTGTCTCAGTACTTTAGAGAATAACTTGATCTCAGATAATACAGGCTTTGGAGTGATGTTAACTGAGGAATAGGAACCTTAATATTCTAGTAACTagaataaaaaaggtaaatgaaataataaccaataaataaataaatatatttttagtttaagatataatgtattttgcttCAATGCTTTATTGAATACATTTGTAAACTAAAACgtattatttaaatctgttaaTTAGAAGGACTTATATCTGGCAAACACGCTGacatatattttagtttttctcaaatttaaattattaatagtaaaattattatattatacaggAAATTGTATATGTAGATTTTACAAATAactgtgattggtccatccTGCCAATGCGCTGAGAAAAGTAACGGTTCCCACGTGAAAAACAAGTAAACGGAAAAGAGTTTAAACTGGATGCGTACGTGTTtgtacaataattaaaacagcCGAAAAACAGCGAAAACTACTAGGATAATCGGGAACGAACTAAAGAGGTACAGTTTACCTATTTAACTAAGCCTTGGCGTGTCGTAGCGTCGTTGCAAACGTGTTCAGAATTAGACCTCAGGCAGTGAAGTTATGTTGTGCCGAGTTAATTTCGCAAAAACGGTTTATAGAGCGTATTCAGTCACCTATAACTCAGTCACCTATTACAGTCACCTATTACTCAATTTAACAAAAGTTGGGGGTCTCTCTTTTTGATAGGATCTCTGATGTAATTCACACATAATTAGCGTTTAGCTGTCTGCCATTTTGCAATTTACAGAtctaagaaatgttttctaCTAATTAAAATAACCGATTTAGCC from Puntigrus tetrazona isolate hp1 chromosome 4, ASM1883169v1, whole genome shotgun sequence carries:
- the cd9b gene encoding CD9 molecule b isoform X1, with product MHMMAKSGLSSAEQCIKYVIFVFNFIFWLAGTGVLAVGLWLRFDERTKGLFTGENAPSVFLTGVYILIVAGAIMMVVGFLGCCGAIRESACMLGLFFMFLLIIFAAEVAAGIWGLSNQDKIVTDLQQFYTQTFNTYKDTKQEALRETLRAIQYGLKCCGTSGTIFDGATETCPKKEGLEVLVTVNCPDAIKDVFTSRLHVIGGVGIGIGVVMIFGMIFSMLLCCAIRRTRDIV
- the cd9b gene encoding CD9 molecule b isoform X2: MAAGGLQCIKYLLFVFNFIFWLAGTGVLAVGLWLRFDERTKGLFTGENAPSVFLTGVYILIVAGAIMMVVGFLGCCGAIRESACMLGLFFMFLLIIFAAEVAAGIWGLSNQDKIVTDLQQFYTQTFNTYKDTKQEALRETLRAIQYGLKCCGTSGTIFDGATETCPKKEGLEVLVTVNCPDAIKDVFTSRLHVIGGVGIGIGVVMIFGMIFSMLLCCAIRRTRDIV